The Microterricola viridarii genome segment TGGATCTGCGAAAGGCTTTCGAGCGGCGGATGCCGCGGCACGGCCACTCAGCAGCCGGGCCCCTCCGGCTGCTCGAGGCAGTTGCCGGCTACCAGCACTGTCGTTGCCGACTTCACGGCCACCGGCGAGGCGGCCCCCGCGACGCGGATGCTGCCCGCAATCGAGTGCCATGCTCCCCCACCGAACCGGTACTCGGCCGCGAGCTCGACGGCGACCGTCGCGGCGAAGTCACCGCGCGTCGTGTAGACGTGGCTGGTGCTCGTCTCCGCGAACTCCGCCACCCCGGTTGCACTCCAGCTCGCGCCCCCGGAGGCGCTGTACCGCGTGCTCCCGTCGCCGTAGTCCCAGGCGTAGCCGGCGGGAGTGAAGCGCACCTCGGCCGGGAAGTTCAGCAGGCGCCCGGCGATGACCTCGACGGATGCCGCCGCCACGAAGTTCGTCGGCAGCCCGCGCACCGCCCACCCGGCCGGCTCCATCGCGAGCGTCGGTGCGGAGGCCCGGAACGAGGCGATGTCGCTCCAGGTCACCACGAGCTCTGGATCGCAGACATCCGGTGCATCCCGGCACTCCGGCGGCTGACCGTTGTCGTTGGCCGGCGTCTCCTCGGCGCCCAGCACAGGCGGGGTCTGGGCGTCCGTGCCGCCCCCAACGCTCTCGAAGCCGTCGCCTCCGGCTCCCCCGCCTGACACGTTCTCGCCCTGCCCGATGAGGTCCACGCCGTCGGGAGTGAGGCCGGCGTCAACGTCGGGGCAGCCTCCCAGCGCGTAGTCAAGTTCCGTGCATGTTGAGGCATCAGCGGGTGATCCAGCGGGGAAGACAGTCATGGCCACAATCACTAGGGCTCCCACAACTGCACCGATGCCACGCGAAACAGATTTCAACACACGCCCGTTCCCGCCCATGGCTCCTTGGTTGCGAGAATCAACTCATCTGCAGTTGAGCCAGCAATGAACCCAACGACGAAGGCCAAATCAGCAGGTCTATTCGGCGCCGTTCGCGACAGGCCACCCGCATCGACGACATCGACGCCGGCATAATTCACACAAACGTAGGCCGAGACCACAGTGGATCCAGGTCCGGGATTCGGATTGTGGGCTT includes the following:
- a CDS encoding PKD domain-containing protein produces the protein MTVFPAGSPADASTCTELDYALGGCPDVDAGLTPDGVDLIGQGENVSGGGAGGDGFESVGGGTDAQTPPVLGAEETPANDNGQPPECRDAPDVCDPELVVTWSDIASFRASAPTLAMEPAGWAVRGLPTNFVAAASVEVIAGRLLNFPAEVRFTPAGYAWDYGDGSTRYSASGGASWSATGVAEFAETSTSHVYTTRGDFAATVAVELAAEYRFGGGAWHSIAGSIRVAGAASPVAVKSATTVLVAGNCLEQPEGPGC